AGACAAAACCGGCTGTATCCAGCTGTCCGGTAACACCTATGAGGTCGACAGCGAGCTTGCCCGTAAGCGAATCGCGCTTCGATACGATCCGTACGACTTGACAGAGCTGCAGGTCTGGTTCGAGGGCAAGCGATACGCCGATGCGGTGCCGATCGATCTGAAAAAGCGTCGCAAGCGCAAGCCGGATGAAGTGAAGCCTGTAGAGGTCGAGACGTCGGCGGAGACATTGTCGTTCGTTGAGCTTGCCGAGAAGAAGCGTCAGGCGCAGTGGGAGCAAGATGAAGTGAGCTATGCACAGCGTCAAGGTGGTGAGGTGCGATGACACGACGTCCCTTTACGCGCGAGGTGGAGCCGTGCTACGAGTTTCAAGGACACCGGGAAGCGTACGCCCGACTAAGCATGGCGGTCGAGAACCGGCTGCTCGGTGTCTTGACCGGTGAAGTGGGCAGCGGAAAATCCGCTCTATTGCGGCGTTTATTCCGATCGCTGGACACGATGCGCACGCATCCGATCTACATCAGCATGGCGGACCTGAAGCCAAGAGACTTTTACGGACAGCTTCTGGCGCACGTCGATGAAGAGGCCCCTTACTCCGTCGCGAAGGCGCGTCGGTTGTGGGGCGAGGTGATGTCTCGGCGGGAGGCGCAGGGAGAGCGCAACATTCTCGTCGTCATCGACGAAGCTCACGAAATGAACGAAGCGATGCTGCTGGAGCTGCGCTTTGTGATGAGTCACCAGATGGATGCGAGGTCGCTATTCCCTGTACTGCTTGCGGGTCAGCCGGAGCTACGGAAGAAGCTACGCTTGAAGAAGTATGAGTCGATTAGCCAGCGCATCGGCATCCAGTACCATCTAAGCGGGATGAGCCGTGAGGAGACGGCGGGCTACGTCCGTCATCATATGGGAGCGGCTGAGCTGCAGCGGCCTGTGTTTTCCGACAGTGCGATCCAGATGCTGCACGCAGCAAGCCAAGGCATCCCACGAGTGGTGAACCAAATTTGCAGCCAAGCGCTCTATGACGTCGAGCGTTCGGACGCCGAAGTAGTCGAGGATGGGCACATTGGGCGTGTGCTGTCTGATATGGACCGACAGCGAGGGACGGCGGGATAACCGCCGTTTTTCCGCTACTGCGATAATTGGCGTTAGCATTCTCAATGGAGTGACGTGGCTGACGCACAAACGCTCACGTCATTGGCGGTGATGATTGCACCGACAAATTACGTGAGCGTTGACACTATGAAGTTAATCTCACAACCGAAGAAGTAGCGGAATTAAACGGAAAATTAATAATCTGCTACGAAACAGCCTTTGAGTTTATAGAAGAACATGTAGAAAATTTTGATGAGCTTGTAACTTCCGCAAGATTTGAAATTACTGAAGAACAATACGAGTCAGAAATGATGGAGCATTACGCAGAGGTTATGCGTGATCAAATGATCTAAATTATAATATTTAGAGACAAAAAGGAGCCTGCCACTATTCTTCAGCAGCAAGCTCCTTTTCGTTTTGTGGATTTGGCATATGGAGACGAACCAAGCCAAACCCCTGTCCATAAAATTCAACCAGAATTCACAGGATGGGGTTGTTGCACTACTGCCCCCTCCCCCACTACTTCCTCCCATAATCCGCCTTAATCTCGCCCCATGCCTTCGTGTTCCACTTCAGCACCTTATTCGGATACGTATTGTTCCGCAGCCATGCCTCCGCTCGGTCTACCAGCTCCCAGATCTCGCGCGTAGACGCGTCACGCGGCAGCGTCGAGGCGCACTTCTTGTTGCGCACCCAGGCGAGGGCGGTAATCGAATCGCTATAGACAGTCATGTGGCTGTCGATCTTCTTCAGATGCGCGAGTCCGTGCACGACAGCGAGGAACTCGCCCATGTTGTTCGTCCCCTTCGAGATCGGCGGGTGCTCGAACACGACCTCGCCCGTGCGCGTAAATACGCCCTTGTACTCGACGACGCCCGGATTGCCGCTGCAGCCGACGTCGACGGACAAGCTATCGAGATCCGCTTCTCCGGCCTCCTCCTTACGCGAAGCGCCAGTGGAGCGTCGGCTCCCACTCGAGGAGCCTCCGCCCGCCGAGGACGCGCTCTTCGCGGCCGAGCTGAACGCCTTCTTCCAGCCGACAGCCAGCATGCGGCGCGCCTCCTCCTCGGTCTCGTACGACTTGAACTTCGCCTGCGGGTAGCCGTTCGTCTGCGCTTGGCACTCGGCCCATGTGCTGTATACGCCCGGCTGCTTGCCTTCCCAGACGACGTAATATTTTGACTTCGCCACGTTGCTCCCCCTCTATTCTATCCTGCAATCCACGGCCCTCTGCTATTGTTGCTCCTGCCGCTGCTTGAAGTATTCGATGAAATACGCCCCATATTTGAAAAATTTCGCCTCGCCCACGCCCTTAATCTTGAGCATCGCCGCCGGGTTCGTCGGCTGCACCCCGCACATATCGCGCAGTGTGCTGTCCGGGAAGACGATATATGGCGGAATGCCCTCGCGCTTCGCAATATCCGAGCGCAGCTTGCGCAGCTCGTCGAACATCTCGGCCTCGACGTCCTGGATGACAGGCGCCACAGGCTTGATGCGAATGCGCTGCACGACGCGCTCCGCCCCGGCGAGCACGCTGCTAGCCTTCGGCGACAGCTTGACGACCGGGAACTTGCCCTCGCTCAGCTGCAAATACCCTTCGGCCACGAGCAGCTGGATCATGTCGACGATCTCCTTCTCCGTCCGCTGCTTCATGAGCCCGTACGTGCTCAGCTGGTCGAAGCGGAAGTCGAGCACCTTCTTGTTGCGCGACCCCTTCAGCACCGACGCGACCAGCGTCACGCCGAACCGCTCACGCATGCGCCGCACGCAGGAGAAGATCTGCTGCGCCTCCAGCGTCATGTCGGTCAGCTCCATGTCCGGACTCGCACAGTTGCTGCACTTGCCGCAGTCCTCCTCCAGCTCGCCGCCGAAGTAGCGGACGATGTATCGCTGCAAGCATTGCGGCGTATGACAGTAGTCGGCCATCTGCTGCAAGCGACGGTATTCCTGCGCCTGCCGCTGCGGATCTGAGATCGACTGCTCGATCAGGAACTTCTGGATCAATATATCTTGCGGGCTGAACAGCAGGAAGCAGTCACTCGGCTCGCCGTCACGACCTGCGCGTCCGGCTTCCTGGTAGTAGGCTTCCATATTTTTCGGCATATTGTAGTGGAAGACGTACCTGACGTTGGACTTGTCAATGCCCATACCGAACGCATTGCTCGCCACCATGACGCGCACCTCGTCGAACAGGAACTGCTCCTGCATCTCGGCGCGCTCCTTATCCGTCATACCTGCATGGTACTTGCCTGCCGCCACCTTCTGCTTCTTCAAAAACTCGCACAGCTGGTCGACCTCCTTGCGCGTCGCCGCATATACGATCCCAGCCTCACCCTTATGCTCGCGAATGTAGCTGAGCAGCACGTCCCGCTTGTTCTCGCCCTTCACGACGTTAAACGACAGGTTCTCCCGGGCGAAGCCGGTAACGAAGACGCCCGCCTGCTTCAGCTTCAGATGCTTGACGATGTCGTCGCGCACCTGATCGGTCGCCGTCGCCGTGAACGCCGCCATGAGCGGCCGCTGCGGCAAGTACGAGACGAGCTCGTTAATACGCATGTAGCTCGGGCGGAAGTCGTGTCCCCACTGGGACACGCAGTGCGCCTCGTCGACCGCCACCATCGGCACGGTCAGTCCGCTCAGCAGCTCGAGGAACCGCTCGGACTCCAGCCGCTCGGGAGCGACGTAGAGCAGCTTGTATTCGCCGCGCGCCGCCTTGCGGATGCGTGTCTCGACCTGGCTGTAGGACAGCGAGCTGTTAATATACGTAGCCGGGACGCCGATGCTGTCCAAGCTGTC
Above is a genomic segment from Paenibacillus sp. YYML68 containing:
- the rnhA gene encoding ribonuclease H; the protein is MAKSKYYVVWEGKQPGVYSTWAECQAQTNGYPQAKFKSYETEEEARRMLAVGWKKAFSSAAKSASSAGGGSSSGSRRSTGASRKEEAGEADLDSLSVDVGCSGNPGVVEYKGVFTRTGEVVFEHPPISKGTNNMGEFLAVVHGLAHLKKIDSHMTVYSDSITALAWVRNKKCASTLPRDASTREIWELVDRAEAWLRNNTYPNKVLKWNTKAWGEIKADYGRK
- a CDS encoding ExeA family protein, which encodes MTRRPFTREVEPCYEFQGHREAYARLSMAVENRLLGVLTGEVGSGKSALLRRLFRSLDTMRTHPIYISMADLKPRDFYGQLLAHVDEEAPYSVAKARRLWGEVMSRREAQGERNILVVIDEAHEMNEAMLLELRFVMSHQMDARSLFPVLLAGQPELRKKLRLKKYESISQRIGIQYHLSGMSREETAGYVRHHMGAAELQRPVFSDSAIQMLHAASQGIPRVVNQICSQALYDVERSDAEVVEDGHIGRVLSDMDRQRGTAG
- the recQ gene encoding DNA helicase RecQ produces the protein MEAAVELLRKYYGYPDFRDGQKGVIASILEGRDTLGIMPTGGGKSICYQVPALLMSGTTIVVSPLISLMKDQVDSLDSIGVPATYINSSLSYSQVETRIRKAARGEYKLLYVAPERLESERFLELLSGLTVPMVAVDEAHCVSQWGHDFRPSYMRINELVSYLPQRPLMAAFTATATDQVRDDIVKHLKLKQAGVFVTGFARENLSFNVVKGENKRDVLLSYIREHKGEAGIVYAATRKEVDQLCEFLKKQKVAAGKYHAGMTDKERAEMQEQFLFDEVRVMVASNAFGMGIDKSNVRYVFHYNMPKNMEAYYQEAGRAGRDGEPSDCFLLFSPQDILIQKFLIEQSISDPQRQAQEYRRLQQMADYCHTPQCLQRYIVRYFGGELEEDCGKCSNCASPDMELTDMTLEAQQIFSCVRRMRERFGVTLVASVLKGSRNKKVLDFRFDQLSTYGLMKQRTEKEIVDMIQLLVAEGYLQLSEGKFPVVKLSPKASSVLAGAERVVQRIRIKPVAPVIQDVEAEMFDELRKLRSDIAKREGIPPYIVFPDSTLRDMCGVQPTNPAAMLKIKGVGEAKFFKYGAYFIEYFKQRQEQQ